A stretch of DNA from Myxococcota bacterium:
GTTGTGATATTCGTTGCTCTGACTGCCCTGCTTGGCGTTTATGTCGGCGTCGGCTTTTTAATTGGAGCCATCCTGTCTGGCGTGGCCGGTTATGTGGGCATGAATATTTCGGTTAAAGCCAACGTTCGAACAGCAGAAGCTGCTCGCAGAGGCCTTCAACCCGCGCTTGATATCGCTTTTCGTGCAGGTGCGATTACCGGTCTATTGGTTGTTGCTTTAGGAATTTTGGGCATCACCGGTTACTATCTAAGCCTGCGCTCATTAGAATTGCCTACGCGCGACATTATGGAAGCGTTGGTTGGCCTTGGCTTCGGCGCTTCGTTAATTTCGATTTTTGCTCGTTTGGGCGGCGGTATCTTCACCAAAGGCGCAGATGTTGGCGCTGATATGGTTGGCAAAATTGAAGCTGGAATTCCAGAAGACGACCCACGAAATCCAGCGGTAATTGCTGACAACGTCGGTGATAACGTTGGCGATTGCGCTGGTATGGCTGCAGATTTATTTGAAACTTATGTGGTGACCCTGGTTGGTACCATGCTTTTGGCCGGTATTTATTTCAGCGGCAGCGACTTAGAACTGCTGATGACTCTGCCAATGCTCATTGGTGGCGTTTGCGTTCTCGCTTCCATTGTTGGAACTTTCTTTGTAAAACTTGGCAAATCCAATGACATCATGAAAGCTTTGTATAAAGGTTTTATGGTTACTGCTGTTTTGTCTGCAATCGCGATTGCCGTTATCTGCAACTATTGGGTTGGCCTTGATACCGTGTTTGTCGGCACACAAATGACTTTCAATGGCCTGAACTTGTTCTATTGCTGCTTAACAGGTCTTGTGGTTACCGGCCTATTAATGCGCATTACTGAATATTACACCATGACCAACTACCGGCCAGTGCAAAGTATTGCTAAGTCCTCAATGACAGGTCACGGAACTAATATTATTCAGGGTATCGCTGTTTCGATGGAAGCAACTGCTTTGCCTGCGATTGTGATTAGTGCGGGGATTTTGCTTTCTTATCAAAACGCCGGACTATTCGGTATTAGCGTTGCAGCAACCACCATGCTTGCCTTGGCCGGGATGATTGTTGCGCTGGATGCTTACGGTCCAGTGACAGACAATGCTGGTGGTATTGCAGAAATGTCCAACATGCCTCCTGAAGTCCGTAAAACGACTGATATTTTGGATGCCGTTGGCAATACAACCAAAGCGGTAACCAAGGGTTACGCGATCGGTTCAGCTGGGTTTGCATCGCTCGTTTTGTTTGCAGCTTTTATTGAAGACGCTAAGCACTACTTCCCTCAGTATACGTTGGTGTTTTCTTTGGAAGATGCCTATGTGGTGATCGGCTTGTTCTTGGGTGGTCTATTGCCTTATTTGTTTGGTGCCATGAGCATGATGGCCGTTGGCAGAGCAGCTCAATCCGTTGTGATTGAAGTTCGGCGTCAATTCAAAGAAATTCCAGGTATCATGGAAGGCACAGGACGGCCTGATTATGGCAGAGCGGTTGATATTTTAACCAAAAAGGCCATCTCTGAAATGGTCTTGCCAAGTTTGCTGCCTGTGGGTGCACCTATCTTGGTTTACATGGCTATGTGGGCCAGCGTTGGTCAGAGAGAAGCATTGATTACTCTTGGCTCCATGCTCCTTGGCCTTGTTGTTACCGGCTTATTTGTAGGCTTATCCATGACTTCAGGCGGCGGCGCTTGGGACAATGCTAAAAAACATATCGAAGATGGTTTCTTTGGCGGCAAAGGCTCGGAAGCTCATAAAGCTGCTATCACTGGCGACACTGTGGGTGATCCGTACAAAGATACCGCTGGTCCAGCCATCAACCCGATGATTAAGATCGCGAATATCGTTGCGCTGCTTCTTTTGGCCATATTAGCTAAATTTGGCGCTTAATGAGCTTTTCGCGTACTTATTTTGCTTGGGGCATCGCCGCGCTGTTCTACTGTTTTCAGTATGTCCTGCGCGTTTTGCCCGCAAATATAGAACCCGAACTACGCTCCGAATTTGGGCTGACCGCACATGAATTTGGTGCGGTTGGCTCTTTTACGATTTACGCTTACGCGCTGATGCAAATTCCGGTGGGCATCCTGGTTGACCGGCTAGGTCTTAAAAAAGTTTTGCTCTCATCGGTCGCAATATGCGTTTTAGGTGCGTTTGCGATGGCTTTCGCGACTGACCTTGCTGGCATCCTTGCCTCTCGGGTATTGATTGGCATCGGCTCGGCCAGTGCTTTCATGTCGGCACTCAAAATAGCAGCGGATTATTTACCCTTAGGAAGGCGCGGCCTGCTGATGGGCGCGACTTTGACCCTAGGCGTGATGGGTGCCATTTTGACAGGCTCTTACTTAGTGCATTTGATTGCATTGAGTGGATGGCGTTCTTTGACGATGACGCTTGGATTTTTAGGCATTGCCCTGTTTGTGCTAACGTTCATAGGCGTTAATCTCAAATCGACGAACAAAACATCGGCCGCATTCAGATGGAGCGATTTGGTTTCTATCCTGAAAAATCGGCCGGTCATGACTTATGCGATCTTGGCCATAGGTGTTTATACGCCGCTTTCCGTATTGGCAGATCTATGGGGGCCGGCGTTTCTGATGCAAAAATACGAGCTCACTCAGGCAGAGGCTTCTTTTAACACGACGCTTTTGTTTGCGGGCCTCGGCATTGGTAGTTTGATTCTTCCGGCGTTATGCGAAAAATGGAACTGCTTAGATTTCGCCATCCAGTTTTGTAGTTTTGCCATTCTTATTTTGTTTGGCTTATTGCTTTTTGGGCCGGTGATGCCACAGATTATTTTGCGCACCGGGCTGATTTTAATTGGTATTTGTTGCGGTGCGGAGATGATGTGTTTCACTGGCGCAGTGCAATTTACGACAGCGAGCAACTCAGGCCTCACCCTTGGTGTGGTGAATACCCTGAACATGCTAGGCGGCGCCTTGCTGCAACACTCGATCGGCTATTTGCTTGACTGGCAATGGCAAGGTCTCGTTGACCCTAAGGGTATTCGCTTGTATGATACCGAACAATTTGTGGTTGCGTTATCGTTGCTCTTGTCAGTTATCGCACTGTGTTGCTTGCTGTCATTGAGCCTAAAGAGGAGAGTGTTCAATGGCCGATAAGATCATCATGCCGCAGCTGGGCGAATCGATTGCAGAAGGAACCATCGTTAAATGGCTAAAAGCGCCAGGCGATGCCGTCAAAAAAGACGAAAACGTTCTGTTAATCTCCACCGATAAAGTGGAAGCAGAGATTCCATCGCCATCCGCTGGCGTGCTATTGGACATCGCAGTCGGTCCAGGCGAAACCGTTGCGGTCGGAACAGTCTTAGGTACAGTTGGAGCAGCCGGCGAATCCACTTCGAAAGCTGCACCCGCGACAAAAGAAGTACCTAAAGACGAGGTGCCTGGCAGCAAACCTCAACCGGCGGTGGCGGCTGCACCCCAACCTGACGCGCCTGTAAAAGCGCCCGTTGCCGAAGTGACCACAGATATCGAGTCAGACCGGTTTCTATCACCCCTGGTAAAAAAGATAGCTTCCGAAAATCAGCTATCGCCCGAGGCTTTGGACCAAATCCCCGGCACTGGCCGCGACGGACGTTTAACCAAGAACGACCTTCTCAGTTTCATATCAACTGGCGCCCAAACAACGCCTCCGGTTGCAGCGCCGAAAGCTGCCCCAGCACAAATGGGCCCTGGCACAACGACCAAACCAGTTTCAACCATGAGGCGTGTCATCATGGAAAACATGGTCGCGTCTAAGCGCACCAGTGCCCACGTCACCACTTTCTTCGAAGTCGACTATACGCAAATCGATAAAGTCAGAGCCGCTCATAAAGATCGTTTCAAAAGCGAAGAAGGCGTTGCACTAACTTATACGACCTTCCTATCGGCCGCCCTCTGCGAAGTCTTAAAACGCCATCCGTATATCAACGCTGAAATTAAAGGCGACCAAATTCTGTTTAAGAAAGAGGTTCACCTGGGCATTGCTGTGGCGATTGAACAGCCTGAGCCAGGCCTTATGGTACCGGTTATTCGCAATGCTGACCAAATGAACCTCAGAGGTCTTGCACGCGCAATCGCCGATATGGCTGCTCGCGTTCGAACCAAGAAGATTAAGCCAGATGAACTCTCTGGGGGATCGTTTACGCTGACCAACCCCGGCAACTACGGTGCGGTTATCGGAACGCCAATCATCAATCAACCTCAAGTTGCTATTTTAGGCGTCGGCCAGATTAAGAAACAAGCCGTTGTAATTGAACACGAAGGCTCAGACATGATTGCCATCCGCAATCGTGGTTGGCTATCTCTGTCTTTTGATCACCGCCTCATCGATGGCGCCACTGCCGATGTATTTATGGCCGATTTGAAAAAAACGTTGGAGACATGGTCAGCGAACCCTTAGTCACCATTCAAAGACCCGATTGGTTACGGGTTAAAGCTCCAACCGGTGAGAATTATCAACGCCTACAAGCTTTAATCCGCACCAAGCGTCTCAATACCGTTTGTTCCTCAGCATCTTGCCCCAACATGGGTGAATGCTGGGAGCTCGGCACAGCAACCTTTATGATCTTAGGTCGGATCTGCACGCGTGCTTGCAGATTTTGCGACGTGGATTCCTATTCTCGCCCTGGCCCTGTTGACTTGGAAGAACCTAAGCGTCTGGCGGAAGCTATTGAAGCCATGGATTTAAAACACGCCGTCTTAACATCGGTCACCCGAGACGATTTGTCTGATGGCGGTGCCGGGCACTTTGTTCGCTGCCTGGAAGAAATCCGAAAACGAATGCCGAGCATTACGCTGGAAGTATTGGTACCCGATTTCAAAGGCGTCAAAGCAGATGTCGACACGGTTTTAGCAGCCCAGCCGGAAGTGTTTAATCACAATCTGGAAACGGTCGAAGAACTAACTCCACGCATTCGCTCTGGCGCAAAATACCGCCGTTCTTTGGAAGTTTTGCAATACGCGAAATCCAAAGCGCCACATATTAAGACTAAAAGCGGCCTCATGCTTGGCCTTGGCGAGACAAATGAGCAGATTAAGCAAAGCTTAAAAGATTTGCGTGAACATCAAGTAGACATGATTACTATGGGCCAATACTTACGCCCTAGCAGCTTTCACCATGAAGTAATGCGCTACGCCACTCCAGAAGAATTCGGCGAGCTAGGCGCCTACGCTCGCAGCCTAGGCTTTTGGCGAGTAGAAAGCGGCCCTCTCGTCCGCTCCAGCTACCACGCCCGCTTGGATTAAGCCTTTTTAGAATAAAACGAATGCGCAAATATGCCGATGGCACCAACAACAATCGCCGAATCGGCAATGTTAAACGTTGGCCAGTGTGACCCTGCATAGCCCAGGAAAGCGGCGTGCACATCCAAGAAGTCAATCACATACCCAAGACGCATTCGGTCAATCAGATTTCCAATGGCACCGCCCATAATAAGCGAAAAAGACACCAAAATTAAACGGTCCGGGTTTTTTAACCTGAAATACCAAACCAAGAAGAACAACGATGCAACAATACTCACCGTTGTCAAAAGCGGCTTTCGAATCCAGTCAGGAATCGAGCTGGTAATACTAAATGCCGCTGCCGGATTTTCTTTATAAATTAAATTAAAAACCTTTGGGATAACCGTGATTTCTTTAAAGGGATAAAATTGCCCCGGCGAGAATTCATAGGCAAGATTCCGTTGCGCCCAGACCTTGGTTGCCTGATCCGAGGCAATACAAAAGAAAGCAATGCCTACCAAAAGTAAAATTCGATTTCTTAAACTTGCTTGCATAAGCATTTGACTATCATGGTGAAGTTCAGCAAACAACCTACATGTTTGCTCGAAAACACTTGGCCGAATGCGACTCGACCAATGCCGTTGCACTAACATGGGCCGATAATGGGGCGCCACATAAAAGCCTGGTGACATGCGACAGTCAAACACATGGCAAAGGCCGTGGCGGTCGTATCTGGTCACACTACCTAGGCGGGCTCGCCTGCTCTTTTATTCTGCGGCCAAAAATTGAAATCCATCAGGTTTCTCAAATCACCTTGGTGACCGCCGCCGCTTTGTTGCAAGCCTTTGAATCATTGCATTTGAACGCCTTAGTCAAATGGCCGAACGATTTATTACTACCGGACAGCCGCAAATTCGCAGGGATTCTCACCGAGGCACATAGCACAGCCAATATTATCGACGTGGTTATCGTAGGCATCGGGCTGAACGTTCAACGGCTCGTTGGTTCGCCGCCAGAGTATGGTTTTTTGTCTGATATCGGTTACATGGGCAATAAGTCGGACTTGCTAGAGTCCATTTTGGATTCACTGGAGTTTCATTTCGACCATTTGGATAGGGCTGGGCATTTCAGCTTTTGCTTGAATTATTTAAAAGGCCGCTCAGCCACTTTAGGCAAGGCCGTAGCCGGCGGAATTGCTTTAGATTTCAATTCAGACGGATCGCTTCTGGTGCAAGACGCACAAGGCAAAGTGTCTACTTTATATTAAAGCCACTTGATTGAGCAGCCTATGGAATGCTGTTGATTCGCAGGGGGCGGTTGGTCGTTCAACAAGCCTTTTATGGCTGATTCCAAGTCTTTAAACCAACCATGATAATAAAGCTTTCTTTCTGCATCAAACAAGAACAAGTCGGGCGTACATACCGCATCGAATGATTTTGCGACTTCCTGAGTGGCATCTATTAAATAAGGAAACCGATAATTTTTGTGGCGCCAATGCTGCAGCAGCGACGCTGGCGAATCATCTGGGTATTTTTCCGCGTCATTGGAACAGATAGCAACCACTTGCAAACCATCAATATCAGCCAACCCCAAAAGCTCATCTTCAATCGCCTTCACATAAGGGCAATGCTTACAAATAAAAGCCACGAGTAGAGCCTTCTTCCCCGAAAAGTCAGCCAGGGAATAAGTCTTGCCATCCACCGATGACAGCGTAAAAGACGGACAAGGTGTGCCCAGGGGTAAATCGTGAGATGAAAGCGCCATATGCCACCAAGATATAGGAGACTAATATGGATCGCAACCTCGCACTTGAAGTGATTCGCGTGACCGAAGCCGCAGCATTATCAGCCGCTCGCTTAATGGGTCGCGGCGAAAAAGATGCTGCGGACCAAGCAGCGGTCAGCGCTATGCGCAGCGCGTTTGAAAGCATTTGGATTCGGGGCACCGTGGTTATCGGTGAGGGCGAACGCGACGAAGCGCCCATGCTTTTTATTGGCGAAAAAGTTGGCAAGGGCGATTTGGCGGATCCGGAAGTCGATATCGCGGTAGATCCGCTCGAAGGAACTAACCTTTGTGCCTATGGCAGACCAAACGCAATTTCCGTAATTGCCATGGCAGAAAAAGGCAAACTGCTCCACGCACCTGATACTTACATGTCCAAAATCGCTGTCGGACCAGCCGCTAGAGGCGTTGTTAACCTGGACAAATCTCCAACCGACAACTTGAAGGCCATTGCGGATGCCAAAGGCGTTTATGTCGAAGATTTAACCGCCGTTATCTTAGAGCGAGACAGACATAACGATTTGATTGCTGAAGTTAGGAAGGCCGGCGCGCGGGTTCACTTGATTTCCGACGGAGATGTTAGCGCGGCCATTGCCACGTGTTTGCCCGATTCAGGCATCGATGTTCTATTCGGCACCGGGGGCGCACCTGAAGGTGTTTTAGCTGCGGCAGCCTTAAGATGCGTTGGCGGCGATATGCAAGCACGCCTGGTTCCCAGAAATCAGCTTGAAGAAGAACGGTGCCTAAAAATGGGGATTAAAGATATTAACCAAAAATGGCATTTGGAAGAGCTGGCAAAAGGAGACGTCATGTTTGCAGCCACCGGTGTTACTTCCGGAGATATGCTCAAAGGCGTACGCTATTTTAAAGGCGGCGCTAAAACTCATTCATTGGTGATGCGAAGCGCCACCGGCACTATTAGGTTTATTGAAACAGAACATCATTTTGACAGGAAACCTCAGTTTGGCTTTTAATCGTACTCAAATTGCAATCCAAGATATTTTAACACGGCACAAGTCTACGGGTGAGCCCGTCGATCGGCTAATCCGAGAAATCGCTCGCGGCAGAGGGCTTGGCTCTAGAGAGCGCCGGGAAGTTGCCGACGAAGTATTCTCAGGCCTCAGGCAAAAACCCTGGCCTGAATGGTTTAATAAACGTCTACAAAAAGAATACGGCACCAACTACCCTGCCCTCGAGCACTCTCTTAGGCAACGCGCAAAGCCAGTCTTAGCAGTCGATATTCGGCAGAGTACTGCCCAGGCGATCGGTCAAAAATTGCAGGCCTTGGCGGTACCCTTCACGCCTTCGAAATTGTCATCTCGCGCTTTGATTTTAGAGACAGACTCTGTCGATTTGAAAGACTTGCCCGGCTGTTGGTGGATGGATGACGGCAGCCAATACATCGCAGAGCAAATCAAAGGAACACCGGAGGACCGGATATTAGATCTCTGCGCAGGCGCAGGCGGTAAAACGCGCATTTTGCTAGCTACGGGTGCAAAAGTCACCATGGCGGACAATAACGATAAACGCCTGGCTCATATTGATGGCGTTCAACGCGTCGTTGCGGACGGTCGCACATTTAAATCCAACTCCCAGTTCGATTGGATTCTAATTGATGCGCCATGCTCAGGTACCGGCACTCTCAGGCATGCTCCAGATCTATTCGGACGGTTAAAAGAAGAAGACCTGAAGCAATATGTTAAGCTGCAAAACGAGCTTGTCGCCAATGCAAAAACCCTCCTCAGCGAAACAGGCAAACTGATTTATGCCACCTGCTCTTTACTGGAAGAGGAAAACCATCGAAGCTTCGAGGAACTTGAACTTGTCAGCAGCAGGCAACTTTTACCCTCTGTAGAGGGATGTGACGGTTTTTACATTGCCGTATTTACAAAGCAACCGGAACGATACAACCAATCGGCGCCGTCGAAGTGATTTTGACAAATCCTGGTGCGCACTTGCCGTCATCTCCTGGCCCAGCGCAAGATCCCTTTTCTTGTCCAAACATGGCGACGCCATCCATTTGTAAAGAGACAAATGAACCTGGGCTTCCCCAACCGGAAATAAAGTATGGTGTCACTGAAACACAAAGCGATCGTGTGGGCCCCCGCATGGGTTGATTGGGTCCGGTTAATTGATTGATTGCATCGGCAGGGGTCTTGATAGCCGCTAAACCACTCGCACTGGACAAAGCCAGTAAGCTTGCTGCAGAAATTGACTTTTTGATCTTGGAACTAATTGTCATGGGTTTCTCCTTATTCCCACGTAATAGGAGAGCTCATGAAGTTTTGGCCGTACGAAGAAGTTTTATTCAAAGCCACTGATCTCAGTAGAGGCCAATTTGCATTAGAATGTCCTTGGCTCACGAGCGAGTTCGAAGTGGTGCCAAACTCAAAAAACTTCCAGGCTTTAACGAGCCATATCGATAAACCAACGCTAAGCCCAGACCTTGCAGAGCTTTGGGCTGGCCTGAGTACCCTACCCATCGTGTACCACCTTCCCCGCCTTTACCCGTTTGGAACCGATGCACATTTTGCTAAAGAAGTGCTCGCCTGCGAGTCGCCTTCTAGCTGCGCACAAAGTTTAGGCATCGAAGCTGACGCGTTTTTTGAGAAAGAGTGGACATGGGATCACGATGCAATTTTAAAAATGGCTGCCATAGGAGATTGTGCTTTCTATGACCCTATAACTTTATTAAGTATTGCGAGACGATTTCACTATTTGGACTGCTCAGATAATAAAATCGATGAGCTCTATCAAAAAGTTGCATCCATACAAGATATCCCAACGCGAAAGCAGGCGCTCGCCACGCTCGTCAGACAAAATCACTATGTAACTGAGCAATGCCAATCTTCGCTGGAGCCGGCCATGGATCTCGCCGGGTCTGCAGCTCAAGACCTAGCGTCATTCATGAACGCTGAACGAGGTCATGACAAACTTTTAGGGCGCAGCCTTTTAGCTTTAAATGCGCAGTCGCCAAGTTGGGCCGCACTTGATGCCACGCAGGCACTGATGAACATACTGCGAGTTTCAGCCGAAAAAAACTTTTTAGCCTTCTGCATCAATCTGGACTTTTTTGAAAAGCCTCAATTTAAAGAGAAAGATGGCCTGGCAGAGCTATTGGAGAACTCCGCCGAATTTACCGCGGCTAAATCACTTCATATTCATAAAAAGATAAACGATGAAGGCGGGCACGAAAGTGTACCTCTGACGCTGCTTACGCACATGCGACCCGTTGACAAAGTTTATGCACATCAAGCATTGTGCCTAGCAGAATTAGCCTCTTTTGCGATCGCACAAATTCCCTATCAACTTGAATCATGCCTGTTTTAATGATCGAAAATCACGACTCTTTTAGTTACAATATTGTTGACTACCTAAAGCGTATCAGCCCGTCCGTTGAGGTTCGCAGCCACCTAGAAACACCTGAACTTACAGGGATAACGCATTTGATATTGGGCCCCGGGCCTGGATCGCCAAAGACTTCAGGTCTCTTAATGCAATGGCTTGATGCTGCCGTTAAAGCAGAAATTCCGACCCTAGGGATCTGCTTAGGCCACCAAGCCATTGGCGAATATTTCGGCGCAAACTTGATGAGAGCCTCTAGGGCCATTCACGGGGAGGCACATGCTATCACGCATTGCGGCGACAGATTATTTAAAGGCCTCGCAAATCCAACGAGAGCTGCACGTTATCACTCACTTATCTTAGCCAATTTAGGCCCAAGTCTTCGCATTGATGCCTGGACTGGTGACGGCGAAATTATGGCTATTTCTCATGTCCAACTGCCGATGTTAGGCGTGCAGTTTCATCCGGAAAGCTTTTTAAGCGAACAAGGGCTGGAGCTGTTAAATAACTTTTACCAACTCTATGCTTGAAGTTTTTACAACCATCATGGTGCTCAAAGACGGTCCTTTATTTTGGAAGGCCCATCTAGGGCGGTTGTGGCAACATGCTGTCCTCGCCGATATTAAATACCAAAGCTTCGAGTTTCCAATCGGCGAGTGCCTTAAACTAATAAAGCTAAGCCATAAGCCGTTTTTACTTCGTATCAGCCTAAATCAAGATGGTTACACGCTTGGCACGAGAGCTTGCGAAGAGGCCCAAACGAAGCCAGTGAAAGTCTTCATTTCAGATCAAATTGTGATATCAAATATTAAAACCAATCAAAGGGCCGTTTACGACGAAGCTCTCCGTCAAGCACAACAGCATCATGCATTCGAAGGTCTCCTGTTAAACCAAAGTGGTTATGTGGTCGATGGCAGCAAAAGTAGCCTCATCCTACGTCGGAAAAAAACATTAATAAGCCTGGCAGGCGGCCTTTGCGGAATTACTCGCCAAATGATTTTGCAAAAAGCAAAGCTAGAGGGCTTTGAAATTGCAGAGGATTACCTAAGGCCTAAAGACCTAAAAGGTGAACTGTACTTGGCGGGCACCGGTGTAGGCTTAGTGAGATGCGTTTGTATTTGAGAATCCCTCTGTATTATCATCTTTAGACAAGGGGGT
This window harbors:
- a CDS encoding aminotransferase class IV; its protein translation is MLEVFTTIMVLKDGPLFWKAHLGRLWQHAVLADIKYQSFEFPIGECLKLIKLSHKPFLLRISLNQDGYTLGTRACEEAQTKPVKVFISDQIVISNIKTNQRAVYDEALRQAQQHHAFEGLLLNQSGYVVDGSKSSLILRRKKTLISLAGGLCGITRQMILQKAKLEGFEIAEDYLRPKDLKGELYLAGTGVGLVRCVCI
- a CDS encoding thioredoxin family protein, which gives rise to MALSSHDLPLGTPCPSFTLSSVDGKTYSLADFSGKKALLVAFICKHCPYVKAIEDELLGLADIDGLQVVAICSNDAEKYPDDSPASLLQHWRHKNYRFPYLIDATQEVAKSFDAVCTPDLFLFDAERKLYYHGWFKDLESAIKGLLNDQPPPANQQHSIGCSIKWL
- a CDS encoding biotin--[acetyl-CoA-carboxylase] ligase; amino-acid sequence: MFARKHLAECDSTNAVALTWADNGAPHKSLVTCDSQTHGKGRGGRIWSHYLGGLACSFILRPKIEIHQVSQITLVTAAALLQAFESLHLNALVKWPNDLLLPDSRKFAGILTEAHSTANIIDVVIVGIGLNVQRLVGSPPEYGFLSDIGYMGNKSDLLESILDSLEFHFDHLDRAGHFSFCLNYLKGRSATLGKAVAGGIALDFNSDGSLLVQDAQGKVSTLY
- the glpX gene encoding class II fructose-bisphosphatase, with the translated sequence MDRNLALEVIRVTEAAALSAARLMGRGEKDAADQAAVSAMRSAFESIWIRGTVVIGEGERDEAPMLFIGEKVGKGDLADPEVDIAVDPLEGTNLCAYGRPNAISVIAMAEKGKLLHAPDTYMSKIAVGPAARGVVNLDKSPTDNLKAIADAKGVYVEDLTAVILERDRHNDLIAEVRKAGARVHLISDGDVSAAIATCLPDSGIDVLFGTGGAPEGVLAAAALRCVGGDMQARLVPRNQLEEERCLKMGIKDINQKWHLEELAKGDVMFAATGVTSGDMLKGVRYFKGGAKTHSLVMRSATGTIRFIETEHHFDRKPQFGF
- a CDS encoding sodium-translocating pyrophosphatase, which produces MMNTYALILACGALAVIYGLWMVRTVLAAPAGNEAMQKIALAIQEGAKAYLNRQYRMIAMIGVVIFVALTALLGVYVGVGFLIGAILSGVAGYVGMNISVKANVRTAEAARRGLQPALDIAFRAGAITGLLVVALGILGITGYYLSLRSLELPTRDIMEALVGLGFGASLISIFARLGGGIFTKGADVGADMVGKIEAGIPEDDPRNPAVIADNVGDNVGDCAGMAADLFETYVVTLVGTMLLAGIYFSGSDLELLMTLPMLIGGVCVLASIVGTFFVKLGKSNDIMKALYKGFMVTAVLSAIAIAVICNYWVGLDTVFVGTQMTFNGLNLFYCCLTGLVVTGLLMRITEYYTMTNYRPVQSIAKSSMTGHGTNIIQGIAVSMEATALPAIVISAGILLSYQNAGLFGISVAATTMLALAGMIVALDAYGPVTDNAGGIAEMSNMPPEVRKTTDILDAVGNTTKAVTKGYAIGSAGFASLVLFAAFIEDAKHYFPQYTLVFSLEDAYVVIGLFLGGLLPYLFGAMSMMAVGRAAQSVVIEVRRQFKEIPGIMEGTGRPDYGRAVDILTKKAISEMVLPSLLPVGAPILVYMAMWASVGQREALITLGSMLLGLVVTGLFVGLSMTSGGGAWDNAKKHIEDGFFGGKGSEAHKAAITGDTVGDPYKDTAGPAINPMIKIANIVALLLLAILAKFGA
- a CDS encoding RsmB/NOP family class I SAM-dependent RNA methyltransferase produces the protein MAFNRTQIAIQDILTRHKSTGEPVDRLIREIARGRGLGSRERREVADEVFSGLRQKPWPEWFNKRLQKEYGTNYPALEHSLRQRAKPVLAVDIRQSTAQAIGQKLQALAVPFTPSKLSSRALILETDSVDLKDLPGCWWMDDGSQYIAEQIKGTPEDRILDLCAGAGGKTRILLATGAKVTMADNNDKRLAHIDGVQRVVADGRTFKSNSQFDWILIDAPCSGTGTLRHAPDLFGRLKEEDLKQYVKLQNELVANAKTLLSETGKLIYATCSLLEEENHRSFEELELVSSRQLLPSVEGCDGFYIAVFTKQPERYNQSAPSK
- a CDS encoding dihydrolipoamide acetyltransferase family protein — encoded protein: MADKIIMPQLGESIAEGTIVKWLKAPGDAVKKDENVLLISTDKVEAEIPSPSAGVLLDIAVGPGETVAVGTVLGTVGAAGESTSKAAPATKEVPKDEVPGSKPQPAVAAAPQPDAPVKAPVAEVTTDIESDRFLSPLVKKIASENQLSPEALDQIPGTGRDGRLTKNDLLSFISTGAQTTPPVAAPKAAPAQMGPGTTTKPVSTMRRVIMENMVASKRTSAHVTTFFEVDYTQIDKVRAAHKDRFKSEEGVALTYTTFLSAALCEVLKRHPYINAEIKGDQILFKKEVHLGIAVAIEQPEPGLMVPVIRNADQMNLRGLARAIADMAARVRTKKIKPDELSGGSFTLTNPGNYGAVIGTPIINQPQVAILGVGQIKKQAVVIEHEGSDMIAIRNRGWLSLSFDHRLIDGATADVFMADLKKTLETWSANP
- the lspA gene encoding signal peptidase II, which encodes MQASLRNRILLLVGIAFFCIASDQATKVWAQRNLAYEFSPGQFYPFKEITVIPKVFNLIYKENPAAAFSITSSIPDWIRKPLLTTVSIVASLFFLVWYFRLKNPDRLILVSFSLIMGGAIGNLIDRMRLGYVIDFLDVHAAFLGYAGSHWPTFNIADSAIVVGAIGIFAHSFYSKKA
- a CDS encoding MFS transporter gives rise to the protein MSFSRTYFAWGIAALFYCFQYVLRVLPANIEPELRSEFGLTAHEFGAVGSFTIYAYALMQIPVGILVDRLGLKKVLLSSVAICVLGAFAMAFATDLAGILASRVLIGIGSASAFMSALKIAADYLPLGRRGLLMGATLTLGVMGAILTGSYLVHLIALSGWRSLTMTLGFLGIALFVLTFIGVNLKSTNKTSAAFRWSDLVSILKNRPVMTYAILAIGVYTPLSVLADLWGPAFLMQKYELTQAEASFNTTLLFAGLGIGSLILPALCEKWNCLDFAIQFCSFAILILFGLLLFGPVMPQIILRTGLILIGICCGAEMMCFTGAVQFTTASNSGLTLGVVNTLNMLGGALLQHSIGYLLDWQWQGLVDPKGIRLYDTEQFVVALSLLLSVIALCCLLSLSLKRRVFNGR
- the lipA gene encoding lipoyl synthase; protein product: MVSEPLVTIQRPDWLRVKAPTGENYQRLQALIRTKRLNTVCSSASCPNMGECWELGTATFMILGRICTRACRFCDVDSYSRPGPVDLEEPKRLAEAIEAMDLKHAVLTSVTRDDLSDGGAGHFVRCLEEIRKRMPSITLEVLVPDFKGVKADVDTVLAAQPEVFNHNLETVEELTPRIRSGAKYRRSLEVLQYAKSKAPHIKTKSGLMLGLGETNEQIKQSLKDLREHQVDMITMGQYLRPSSFHHEVMRYATPEEFGELGAYARSLGFWRVESGPLVRSSYHARLD
- a CDS encoding aminodeoxychorismate/anthranilate synthase component II yields the protein MPVLMIENHDSFSYNIVDYLKRISPSVEVRSHLETPELTGITHLILGPGPGSPKTSGLLMQWLDAAVKAEIPTLGICLGHQAIGEYFGANLMRASRAIHGEAHAITHCGDRLFKGLANPTRAARYHSLILANLGPSLRIDAWTGDGEIMAISHVQLPMLGVQFHPESFLSEQGLELLNNFYQLYA